A single region of the Thermodesulfatator indicus DSM 15286 genome encodes:
- a CDS encoding N-acetyltransferase, translated as MIRKARLKDARDIHRLIVHFSKTGQVLPRPLAEIYENIREFFVFAPEGKDLIAGACALHICWEDLAEIRSLVVSEEYQGEGVGVNLVKACLEEARDLGVPKVFVLTNAPDFFRKLHFKDIEKTELPHKVWADCVKCPKFPECDEEALILELGQEEF; from the coding sequence ATGATTAGAAAGGCTCGTTTAAAGGACGCTCGCGACATCCATCGTTTAATTGTGCATTTTTCTAAGACAGGCCAGGTTTTGCCCCGGCCGCTGGCTGAAATTTACGAAAATATTCGTGAATTTTTTGTCTTTGCGCCTGAAGGGAAAGACCTTATCGCCGGGGCTTGTGCTTTGCATATCTGCTGGGAGGATCTTGCCGAAATTCGTTCTCTGGTAGTAAGTGAAGAATACCAAGGAGAAGGTGTTGGGGTAAATTTAGTCAAGGCCTGTTTAGAGGAAGCCAGAGATTTAGGGGTCCCTAAAGTTTTTGTTTTAACTAATGCCCCTGATTTTTTTCGTAAATTGCACTTTAAAGACATTGAAAAGACCGAGCTTCCCCACAAAGTATGGGCTGATTGTGTGAAATGTCCTAAATTTCCAGAATGTGATGAAGAGGCTCTTATCTTAGAGCTTGGTCAGGAAGAATTTTAG
- a CDS encoding SPOR domain-containing protein gives MAKKTPKKKRFQFQLGWPGLIFSFGLLICLFLWMFVLGFYFGQKMVSTKVHSLGSPVSQKALSSKKNIEPPPVFEEVKPPPLVKEPTSQAQNAVTQKPEKVEPATPVLPESEKATKQPKALQESSKVARPQKVVPPKKEKPKSFYAVQVASLRSQADAEKYASYLRDRGYEVTIKKVTLPQKGTWYRVYVGRFATLAEAKAFGEQIKAREKLKSFYVQRISN, from the coding sequence ATGGCTAAAAAGACACCTAAGAAAAAGCGCTTTCAGTTTCAGTTAGGCTGGCCAGGGCTTATTTTTTCCTTTGGTCTCTTGATTTGTTTGTTTTTATGGATGTTTGTGCTGGGTTTTTATTTCGGCCAAAAAATGGTTTCTACCAAGGTGCATTCGTTAGGGTCTCCTGTTAGCCAAAAAGCACTTTCATCAAAGAAAAACATCGAACCGCCACCTGTATTTGAAGAAGTAAAACCTCCTCCTCTGGTTAAGGAGCCCACTTCTCAGGCTCAAAACGCCGTTACGCAAAAACCGGAAAAAGTAGAGCCAGCTACTCCTGTTTTGCCGGAGTCTGAAAAAGCCACAAAGCAGCCTAAGGCATTACAAGAAAGCTCCAAGGTTGCCCGGCCTCAAAAAGTTGTTCCGCCTAAAAAAGAAAAGCCTAAGTCTTTTTATGCTGTCCAGGTGGCTTCTCTTAGGAGCCAAGCCGATGCTGAAAAGTACGCTTCTTATCTGAGAGATAGGGGTTATGAGGTAACTATTAAAAAGGTAACACTCCCGCAAAAAGGTACGTGGTATAGGGTTTATGTGGGGCGTTTTGCTACGCTAGCTGAAGCCAAGGCCTTTGGAGAACAAATAAAAGCTCGTGAAAAGCTGAAAAGTTTTTATGTTCAGAGAATAAGTAACTAA
- the argS gene encoding arginine--tRNA ligase: MIAKIIYKELEKFCEQAKEEGILPEGVKARFQVEPPKNEAHGDYATNIALSLAGQAKKNPRELASWFVEKLNSRKDLFEKIEIAGPGFINFFIAKDYWQKVPLEIEKSAENYGACDLGSGRKFQVEFVSANPTGPLHIGHGRGAAVGDTLARILAMAGFNVEKEYYINDVGRQMLILGRSVYLRAKELSGEKIDFPEDHYRGEYIIDIARSLLKENPEFLSLPEEEAITLAKEFAVKEILAGIKKDLEDFGVVYDQWFSEKILHEETYIEKALSFLKEKGLLYEKDGAIWFKAKEFGDEKDRVVIRASGEPTYFASDIAYHYHKFLVRGFDEVVDIWGADHHGYVPRMKAVIKAFGLEENQFKVILIQMVNLLEGGKLKSMSTRAGEFVTLRELIDEVGKDATRFIFLTRRADTPLDFDVELAKKQSRENPVYYVQYAHARLASLFRKAEEAGLTVPKATEVDLGLLNQPEDFAILKLLDYFPDTVEAAATKFEPHLVTFYLLDLATALHDYYTKHRFLSEDLDLTKARLVLAKAVKQVLKTGLNLLGVSAPERM, translated from the coding sequence ATGATTGCCAAAATAATCTATAAAGAACTCGAAAAATTTTGTGAACAGGCTAAGGAAGAAGGCATTTTGCCTGAAGGTGTTAAGGCGCGTTTTCAAGTAGAACCTCCTAAAAATGAAGCCCATGGAGATTACGCTACTAACATTGCCTTAAGCTTGGCCGGCCAGGCTAAAAAGAATCCACGAGAACTCGCCTCCTGGTTTGTGGAAAAACTTAATTCTCGGAAAGACCTTTTTGAAAAGATAGAGATCGCTGGCCCGGGTTTTATTAACTTTTTTATAGCCAAAGATTATTGGCAAAAGGTTCCTCTAGAAATAGAAAAGTCTGCTGAAAATTACGGTGCTTGCGACTTAGGCTCAGGGCGAAAATTTCAAGTAGAGTTTGTTTCTGCCAACCCCACAGGCCCGCTTCACATTGGCCACGGACGTGGTGCTGCGGTAGGAGATACACTTGCCCGTATTCTGGCCATGGCTGGTTTTAATGTTGAAAAAGAGTACTACATAAACGACGTTGGCCGGCAGATGCTGATACTAGGGCGTTCTGTTTATCTGCGAGCTAAAGAATTAAGTGGAGAAAAGATCGATTTTCCAGAAGACCATTACCGCGGCGAATACATTATAGATATTGCTCGTTCTTTGCTTAAAGAGAATCCAGAGTTTTTGAGTTTACCTGAAGAAGAAGCCATTACCCTTGCCAAAGAATTTGCGGTTAAAGAAATTCTGGCTGGCATTAAGAAGGACCTTGAAGATTTTGGTGTGGTTTATGACCAGTGGTTTTCTGAAAAAATTCTTCATGAAGAAACTTACATTGAAAAGGCGCTTTCTTTTCTCAAAGAAAAAGGACTCCTTTACGAAAAAGACGGCGCTATCTGGTTTAAAGCGAAAGAATTCGGTGATGAGAAAGACCGGGTAGTAATAAGGGCAAGTGGGGAGCCTACTTATTTTGCCTCGGATATTGCCTATCATTACCACAAGTTTTTGGTGCGGGGTTTTGACGAAGTAGTTGATATCTGGGGGGCCGACCACCACGGTTATGTTCCTCGTATGAAAGCGGTAATCAAAGCCTTTGGGCTTGAAGAGAATCAGTTCAAGGTAATTCTCATTCAGATGGTCAATCTGCTTGAGGGGGGCAAGCTAAAGAGCATGTCCACTCGGGCTGGAGAGTTTGTTACCCTTCGGGAATTAATCGACGAGGTGGGGAAAGATGCTACTCGCTTTATTTTTCTTACTCGTCGGGCGGATACCCCTCTTGACTTTGATGTAGAGCTAGCCAAAAAACAAAGCCGTGAGAACCCTGTTTATTATGTTCAATATGCCCACGCGCGGCTAGCTAGCCTTTTTCGAAAGGCTGAAGAAGCTGGCTTAACCGTGCCTAAAGCAACTGAAGTTGATTTAGGCCTTCTTAATCAACCTGAAGACTTTGCTATTCTAAAACTTCTCGATTATTTTCCTGATACCGTAGAAGCCGCGGCCACCAAATTTGAGCCTCATTTGGTGACTTTTTATCTTCTTGATTTAGCTACAGCTCTTCACGATTATTACACCAAGCATCGTTTTTTAAGTGAAGATTTGGACCTTACCAAAGCTAGACTAGTCTTGGCTAAAGCAGTAAAACAGGTTCTTAAAACAGGGTTAAATCTTTTAGGCGTAAGCGCCCCTGAGAGGATGTAA
- a CDS encoding CooT family nickel-binding protein — protein sequence MCQAKAFWLGNGQEEEIMNDVIEIEVKPDGLVLKSFFEEPKKVEGEIVAIDFLKHKVFIKPKGSNK from the coding sequence ATGTGCCAGGCTAAGGCCTTTTGGCTTGGAAATGGTCAGGAAGAAGAGATTATGAATGATGTAATCGAAATAGAAGTTAAACCAGACGGCCTGGTACTTAAATCTTTTTTTGAAGAACCTAAAAAAGTGGAAGGCGAAATTGTAGCCATAGACTTTTTAAAACATAAGGTTTTTATAAAACCAAAAGGAAGCAATAAATGA
- the efp gene encoding elongation factor P, with product MSISTSDFRRGLKIEWDGKPYEIIEFQHSKVAKGQATVRTKLRDLITGRVLEANFRSGEKFERPDLEEKEMQYLYAEGDRYVFMDLEDYDQVYLDKEQLGDAWKYLQENINVKVLYYKGKPIGIDLPITVVLKVVETEPGVRGDTVSGGSKPAKLETGAVIKVPLFINEGDLIKVDTRTGAYVERAE from the coding sequence ATGTCTATTTCTACTTCAGATTTTCGGCGTGGTTTAAAAATTGAATGGGATGGAAAACCATACGAAATTATAGAATTTCAGCACTCAAAAGTGGCTAAAGGGCAGGCCACGGTACGAACTAAGTTGCGCGATTTAATTACTGGTCGAGTTTTAGAAGCTAATTTTCGTTCTGGGGAGAAGTTTGAGCGTCCAGACCTTGAAGAAAAAGAAATGCAGTATTTATATGCCGAAGGCGATCGCTACGTTTTTATGGACTTAGAAGATTATGACCAGGTTTACCTCGACAAGGAACAACTGGGAGACGCCTGGAAATATCTCCAGGAAAATATCAATGTCAAAGTCCTCTACTACAAAGGTAAGCCTATTGGTATAGACCTTCCCATTACTGTAGTGTTAAAAGTGGTGGAAACCGAACCGGGTGTGAGAGGAGATACGGTTTCTGGTGGTTCAAAGCCAGCCAAGCTTGAAACCGGAGCGGTAATTAAAGTACCCCTTTTTATTAATGAAGGAGATCTCATAAAAGTAGATACCCGTACTGGAGCGTACGTAGAGAGGGCGGAGTAA
- a CDS encoding FtsB family cell division protein: protein MISVYRPKSKAKRRSKILPKGQKKKSSQKFNSFWDFLSLKALILSFLFLFVVGSLSYFYLDRQIAHLSSQKENLLLTKAHLSAKISRLKSDPQAYEEIARKRYGLVKDGERLIIFK from the coding sequence ATGATTTCTGTTTACAGGCCTAAAAGTAAAGCTAAACGACGTTCAAAAATTTTGCCTAAAGGACAAAAGAAGAAATCTTCGCAGAAATTCAATTCTTTTTGGGATTTTTTATCTTTAAAGGCTTTGATATTGTCTTTTTTATTTTTGTTTGTTGTTGGTAGTCTTTCTTATTTTTATCTAGATCGTCAAATTGCCCATTTATCCTCTCAAAAAGAAAATCTCCTCTTGACGAAAGCTCACCTTTCCGCCAAGATTTCACGCCTAAAGAGTGATCCTCAGGCCTATGAAGAGATTGCGCGGAAGCGTTATGGTCTGGTAAAAGATGGTGAGCGCTTGATTATTTTTAAATAG
- a CDS encoding sigma-70 family RNA polymerase sigma factor, with product MKKKTKVQNLEEKLLEAGKDGAITYEALNDLLPEEFGDPKKIEAIFDFLYKNNIEVLDEKELFEKDHPDWPERSPEKKIEEVVTQEEEEPIAASESEEVTSAYLREMGKYELLTPEKEEELSKIIRGGFQFIVNSIMEHPSELPEMEELREQIRLWKKRDPGLKPKKSHLNIMVRTVQEIHKKYPEDESIAELCRAIEERAAQVEKAKDEMVKANLRLVVSIAKRYMGQGLSLADLIQEGNLGLMRAVFRFDYSKGNKFSTYASWWIRQAITRAILDKTRTIRLPVHFLELRSQFFKAFYELVKELGREPTPAEISERTGIPQEKILAIFEASKEPVSLELPIGDEDSTLGDFIENKESPSPFEQVKDRDLSEKVRNLLSTLSPREEKIIRLRFGIGEESEYTLEEIGKRFGVSRERIRQIEKKALSRLRQMTKKDHYKYYSD from the coding sequence ATGAAAAAGAAGACAAAGGTTCAAAATTTAGAGGAAAAGTTATTAGAGGCCGGGAAGGACGGAGCTATTACTTACGAGGCCTTAAATGACCTCCTTCCTGAAGAATTTGGTGATCCTAAAAAGATAGAAGCAATTTTTGATTTTCTCTACAAGAATAACATAGAAGTCCTTGACGAGAAAGAACTTTTTGAAAAGGATCACCCTGACTGGCCAGAGCGTTCCCCTGAAAAGAAAATCGAAGAAGTGGTTACTCAAGAGGAAGAAGAACCTATAGCGGCTTCTGAATCTGAAGAAGTTACCTCTGCATACCTGCGCGAGATGGGCAAATATGAACTTCTAACTCCTGAGAAAGAAGAAGAGCTTTCTAAAATAATCCGAGGCGGCTTCCAGTTTATAGTGAATTCTATTATGGAACATCCTTCTGAGCTTCCTGAGATGGAAGAGTTGCGTGAGCAGATAAGACTTTGGAAGAAAAGAGATCCGGGCCTTAAACCTAAGAAGAGTCATTTAAACATTATGGTCCGAACTGTGCAGGAGATCCACAAGAAATATCCTGAAGATGAATCTATTGCCGAGCTTTGTCGGGCTATTGAAGAAAGGGCTGCTCAAGTTGAAAAGGCCAAAGATGAAATGGTCAAGGCCAACTTGCGGTTGGTGGTCTCTATTGCCAAACGCTATATGGGGCAAGGGCTTTCTCTGGCAGACCTTATTCAGGAGGGTAACCTCGGTCTTATGAGGGCTGTCTTTCGTTTTGACTACAGCAAAGGGAATAAGTTCAGCACTTATGCTTCCTGGTGGATAAGGCAGGCTATTACCAGAGCTATTCTCGATAAAACTCGTACTATTCGGTTGCCAGTGCATTTCCTTGAGTTGCGTAGCCAGTTCTTTAAGGCTTTTTATGAGCTGGTAAAAGAGCTTGGGCGTGAACCTACACCTGCGGAAATATCTGAGCGTACAGGTATTCCACAGGAAAAGATTTTGGCTATCTTTGAGGCCTCTAAAGAACCAGTTTCTTTAGAACTGCCAATTGGAGACGAAGATAGCACTCTGGGAGATTTTATCGAAAATAAAGAAAGTCCTTCACCATTTGAACAGGTAAAAGATAGGGATCTTTCTGAAAAAGTGCGTAATTTGTTATCGACCCTTTCTCCTCGTGAAGAAAAAATTATTCGTTTACGTTTCGGAATAGGCGAGGAAAGCGAATATACCCTTGAAGAGATTGGTAAGCGTTTTGGTGTTTCTCGTGAGCGTATCAGGCAGATTGAGAAGAAAGCTCTTTCAAGGCTTCGCCAGATGACTAAGAAAGATCACTATAAGTATTACTCAGACTAA
- a CDS encoding RNA 2'-phosphotransferase, with amino-acid sequence MTDKEKKKLEKMLYYALGRRPDEFGLVPQEGFVRLKDLHRALIEVDGFKNIRLKKLKDFFLIFKPERFEFNEEKEIVRVKPELAAEEIYIREFSENPPTILYVTVKPKAWIKISEEGLASEAIVLTPDKELAQKMAKRKGALVIKVDTKKAMSLGTIFERFIEKLFLTSWIPAEALKGPKVDEAFKKRYLPPPKKEKKPPIILEIEPSFQEETKPAEEVLPYRKITKGRKKDPAWKKAQRIKRRERL; translated from the coding sequence ATGACGGATAAAGAAAAGAAAAAGCTTGAAAAAATGCTTTATTATGCTTTAGGGCGACGGCCTGATGAATTTGGCCTGGTTCCGCAAGAAGGCTTTGTGCGCTTAAAAGACTTGCACCGGGCTCTCATTGAAGTGGATGGTTTCAAAAATATTCGCTTAAAAAAGCTTAAAGACTTCTTCCTTATTTTTAAGCCTGAACGTTTTGAGTTTAACGAAGAAAAAGAAATAGTACGGGTAAAACCTGAGTTGGCCGCAGAAGAAATTTATATCAGGGAGTTTAGCGAAAATCCTCCGACCATTTTGTACGTAACTGTAAAGCCCAAGGCTTGGATAAAGATTTCAGAAGAAGGGCTAGCTTCGGAAGCTATTGTCTTAACTCCAGATAAAGAACTGGCCCAAAAGATGGCCAAAAGGAAAGGGGCTCTGGTTATCAAAGTAGATACTAAGAAGGCCATGAGTTTAGGAACCATTTTTGAACGCTTTATTGAAAAGTTATTTTTGACCAGTTGGATTCCTGCTGAAGCTTTAAAAGGTCCGAAAGTAGATGAAGCTTTTAAAAAACGCTATCTGCCACCTCCTAAAAAAGAAAAAAAACCGCCAATAATTCTCGAGATTGAACCTTCTTTTCAAGAAGAAACAAAACCTGCAGAAGAAGTTCTTCCTTATCGCAAGATCACTAAAGGTCGCAAAAAAGACCCTGCTTGGAAAAAGGCCCAACGCATTAAACGACGCGAAAGACTTTAA
- the trpB gene encoding tryptophan synthase subunit beta, whose amino-acid sequence MPLPDKQGHFGPFGGRYVPETLMPALFELEEAYRHYKRDKSFKKELDFYFKTYVGRPTPLYPASQLAKKLGGHLKIYLKREDLTHTGAHKINNTIGQVLLAKKMGKKRIIAETGAGQHGVATATAAALLGLECIVYMGAKDTVRQEMNVFRMELLGAKVIPVYSGTQTLKDAINEAIRDWVTNVETTHYVIGSVMGPHPYPMIVRDFQSIIGKETRKQILAAEGRLPDVLIACVGGGSNAMGLFYPFVEDQMVKMIGVEAAGTGLDTDKHSATLTVGEPGILHGMMTYLLQDKVGQVKGAHSIAPGLDYPGVGPEHSFLKETGRAEYVTVDDQEALSGFRLLSETEGIIPALESAHAVAYLAKIAKKLPQGTIVVVNLSGRGDKDVAAVREYLRRKSDD is encoded by the coding sequence GTGCCACTTCCAGACAAGCAAGGACATTTTGGACCCTTTGGCGGACGATATGTTCCAGAAACCTTAATGCCAGCTCTTTTTGAGCTGGAAGAAGCCTATCGCCATTACAAGCGAGATAAGTCCTTTAAAAAAGAACTTGATTTTTACTTCAAAACTTATGTAGGAAGGCCAACCCCTCTTTATCCCGCAAGCCAGCTAGCTAAAAAATTAGGCGGGCACTTAAAAATCTACCTCAAACGCGAAGACTTAACTCATACTGGTGCGCACAAAATAAATAACACCATTGGTCAGGTACTTCTGGCCAAAAAAATGGGAAAAAAGCGCATTATTGCCGAAACAGGAGCTGGCCAGCATGGCGTCGCTACAGCTACGGCTGCCGCCCTCCTCGGCCTTGAATGTATTGTCTATATGGGTGCCAAAGACACTGTGCGCCAGGAAATGAATGTCTTCCGTATGGAACTTCTAGGAGCCAAAGTTATCCCTGTCTATTCTGGCACCCAAACTTTAAAAGACGCTATAAATGAAGCCATAAGAGACTGGGTTACCAATGTGGAAACCACTCATTACGTAATCGGCTCGGTAATGGGCCCTCACCCCTATCCCATGATAGTGCGTGATTTTCAAAGCATAATTGGCAAAGAAACCAGAAAACAAATACTTGCGGCTGAAGGACGTTTGCCAGATGTTCTCATCGCCTGTGTAGGCGGAGGCTCAAACGCCATGGGTTTATTTTATCCCTTTGTGGAAGATCAGATGGTCAAAATGATAGGTGTTGAAGCGGCAGGTACAGGTCTTGATACCGACAAACATTCCGCCACTCTTACCGTAGGTGAACCAGGAATACTCCACGGCATGATGACCTATCTCCTCCAGGACAAAGTAGGCCAAGTAAAAGGGGCTCATTCTATAGCCCCGGGGCTCGATTATCCAGGTGTCGGGCCAGAACATTCCTTTTTAAAAGAAACTGGCCGAGCTGAATACGTAACCGTTGATGACCAAGAAGCCCTCTCTGGTTTTAGACTACTTTCTGAAACTGAAGGCATTATCCCTGCCCTTGAAAGCGCTCACGCCGTGGCTTATCTGGCTAAAATAGCTAAAAAACTCCCTCAGGGGACCATTGTAGTGGTTAATCTCTCTGGCCGGGGAGATAAAGACGTAGCGGCAGTGCGTGAATACCTGCGGAGGAAAAGTGATGACTAG
- the trpA gene encoding tryptophan synthase subunit alpha, giving the protein MTRGARAVEDAIRKANERGEAALIPFIEGGDPDLSATEDLLWALAEAGADVIELGFPFSDPLADGPVIQEAAQRALRHNPTIDQFLDLVAKLRQKGFKVPLVIMGYLNPFFRYGLENFARRSRDVGLDGAIIPDLPLEEAKPWLKIARKHKLASILLAAPTTPPERLEKIAKASSGFLYYVSITGITGTKKAIPEELALKLDLAKELSPVPVAVGFGISNPEQVKALSLHADAIIVGSAIVKLIARHAEERKKLPELVGRFVKELKEATKR; this is encoded by the coding sequence ATGACTAGAGGCGCACGAGCGGTAGAAGATGCTATCCGTAAGGCTAACGAGCGTGGTGAAGCGGCTCTTATCCCTTTTATAGAAGGAGGCGACCCTGACCTTTCTGCTACCGAGGACCTACTGTGGGCTCTGGCCGAAGCTGGGGCAGATGTCATAGAACTGGGTTTTCCTTTTTCAGACCCTTTAGCTGATGGTCCCGTTATTCAGGAGGCCGCTCAAAGAGCCCTGCGCCACAACCCGACTATCGATCAATTCCTTGATCTAGTCGCCAAACTACGCCAAAAAGGCTTTAAAGTGCCGCTAGTGATCATGGGTTATTTGAATCCATTTTTTCGGTATGGGCTGGAAAACTTTGCTAGAAGAAGCCGAGATGTCGGCCTTGACGGCGCTATTATTCCGGACCTTCCTCTAGAAGAAGCTAAACCCTGGTTAAAAATCGCCCGCAAACATAAACTGGCTAGCATTCTTTTGGCTGCTCCTACCACGCCCCCTGAAAGGCTTGAAAAAATTGCCAAGGCTTCAAGTGGTTTTCTCTATTATGTTTCTATAACCGGTATCACGGGGACGAAAAAGGCTATTCCTGAAGAGCTTGCTTTAAAACTTGATCTAGCTAAAGAGCTAAGCCCAGTGCCTGTAGCTGTAGGCTTTGGCATATCAAATCCTGAACAGGTAAAGGCCCTTTCACTTCATGCAGACGCCATCATAGTGGGAAGTGCCATTGTTAAGCTCATAGCCCGACACGCTGAAGAAAGAAAAAAACTTCCAGAGCTTGTTGGCCGCTTTGTAAAAGAACTTAAAGAGGCTACCAAACGTTAA
- a CDS encoding class I SAM-dependent methyltransferase — protein MKVQVPRHFAEILAEESPMTFAHYMELALYHPEYGYYARSPKIGKKGDYITAPSIHPVFGATVAKQIIEIWEIMGKPQDFVVCEAGAGEGYLALDILDYLKQKDFAFPYYILEPFSANRLRQEEVLEKHFDQVKWFSSWKEVPSFKGVFISNELFDSFPVHLVQKTESELREVYISFKNGVKELLAELSRPEILQRVSPFVSTWKEGYRTEVCLAYESFLKGLSQKLIQGVIITFDYGYGRRDYYHEERTRGTLLCFQEHRIFENPYLFPGKCDLTAHVDFTALKEIGEKLGFCTYGFTSQASFLVGLGVERLLAEIGRTQTKDIEALKMLLLPQGLGMSHWVLIQGRGLSLETKFSGFKLSNRLKVL, from the coding sequence ATGAAAGTTCAGGTGCCTCGCCATTTTGCCGAGATTCTGGCCGAAGAATCTCCTATGACCTTTGCTCACTATATGGAACTGGCTTTATATCATCCTGAGTACGGTTATTACGCGCGCAGTCCTAAAATTGGTAAAAAAGGGGACTACATTACCGCTCCTTCTATTCATCCGGTTTTTGGCGCCACCGTGGCCAAACAAATTATTGAGATATGGGAGATAATGGGAAAGCCCCAAGACTTCGTAGTCTGCGAAGCAGGGGCAGGAGAAGGTTATCTTGCGTTAGATATCCTTGATTATCTGAAACAAAAAGATTTCGCTTTCCCCTACTATATACTTGAACCTTTTTCCGCCAATCGTTTGCGCCAGGAAGAAGTCCTTGAAAAACATTTTGACCAGGTAAAGTGGTTCTCTTCCTGGAAAGAAGTTCCTTCTTTCAAAGGAGTTTTTATTTCCAACGAACTTTTTGATTCTTTTCCTGTGCATTTGGTCCAAAAAACAGAGAGCGAATTGCGAGAGGTTTATATCAGCTTTAAAAACGGTGTTAAAGAGCTTTTAGCTGAGCTCTCAAGGCCTGAAATCCTTCAAAGGGTAAGCCCTTTTGTTTCTACCTGGAAAGAAGGCTACCGCACGGAAGTTTGCCTAGCATATGAATCTTTTTTAAAAGGCCTTTCTCAAAAACTTATACAGGGGGTGATCATTACTTTTGATTACGGTTACGGACGGCGGGATTATTATCATGAAGAAAGAACAAGAGGTACTTTGCTTTGTTTTCAGGAACATCGTATCTTTGAAAATCCTTATCTTTTTCCTGGAAAATGCGATCTTACCGCCCACGTTGACTTTACCGCCCTTAAAGAAATAGGCGAAAAACTTGGCTTTTGCACTTACGGTTTTACTTCCCAGGCCTCTTTTCTGGTGGGGCTTGGAGTTGAAAGACTCCTTGCCGAAATCGGACGAACTCAAACTAAAGACATAGAAGCCCTAAAAATGCTTTTACTGCCCCAGGGGCTTGGCATGAGCCACTGGGTCCTTATCCAGGGCAGAGGCCTTTCTCTTGAAACAAAATTTTCGGGTTTTAAGCTGAGCAATCGTTTAAAAGTACTCTGA
- the tgt gene encoding tRNA guanosine(34) transglycosylase Tgt — protein sequence MARIFQIEKKCPQTKARTGFLFTRRGIIETPVFMPVGTQASVKSLTPEDVSGLGARIILANTYHLFLRPGHELIARLGGLHCFMNWPRSILTDSGGFQVFSLAKLCKIEEDGARFQSHLNGQEYLLTPELSMEIQAGLDSDIRMVLDTCIPYPCPYEEAKRLTELTHRWEERSRLAWQKNHRESLLFGITQGGMFEDLRRYSAKVITSLDFHGYAIGGLSVGEPHDLMLKMLEASIEELPEGKPRYLMGVGTPHDILEAVSRGVDMFDCVLPTRNARRGTLYTSFGKISIKQARYKDDDRPIDPECQCYTCRNYSRAYLRHLFMAGELLVYRLNTIHNLHFYLCFMERIRNAIRKGHFEEFKKHYYERKEEVEC from the coding sequence ATGGCCAGAATCTTTCAAATAGAAAAGAAGTGTCCGCAAACAAAGGCCCGCACAGGATTTCTCTTTACCAGGCGGGGGATAATTGAAACTCCGGTTTTTATGCCCGTAGGCACGCAGGCAAGCGTTAAATCATTAACTCCAGAAGATGTCAGCGGCCTTGGCGCACGCATTATCCTTGCCAATACTTATCATCTTTTTTTAAGGCCAGGGCACGAATTAATAGCCCGCCTGGGAGGACTTCATTGTTTTATGAATTGGCCTCGCAGTATCCTCACCGATAGCGGGGGCTTTCAAGTATTTAGTCTGGCCAAACTCTGCAAAATTGAAGAAGATGGCGCCAGATTCCAATCTCACCTTAACGGACAAGAGTATTTACTTACTCCAGAGCTTTCCATGGAAATACAGGCTGGCCTTGACTCTGACATTCGCATGGTCCTTGACACCTGTATCCCTTATCCCTGTCCTTATGAAGAAGCTAAAAGGCTCACAGAACTAACCCACCGCTGGGAAGAAAGATCTCGTCTTGCCTGGCAAAAAAATCACCGAGAATCATTGCTTTTTGGTATAACCCAGGGGGGGATGTTTGAGGACCTACGCCGTTATTCCGCTAAAGTTATTACTAGTCTTGACTTTCACGGCTACGCCATTGGGGGCCTGAGCGTGGGAGAACCTCATGACCTAATGCTTAAAATGCTAGAGGCCTCCATTGAAGAACTTCCTGAAGGAAAACCCCGTTACCTCATGGGAGTAGGTACTCCTCACGATATCCTTGAGGCCGTATCTCGTGGTGTGGACATGTTTGACTGTGTTTTACCTACGAGAAACGCCCGGCGTGGTACCCTTTATACTTCTTTCGGGAAAATCAGCATCAAACAGGCCCGTTATAAAGACGACGATCGTCCCATAGACCCTGAATGCCAGTGCTACACCTGCCGCAATTATTCGCGTGCTTATTTAAGGCATCTATTTATGGCCGGAGAACTCCTGGTTTACAGGTTAAATACCATCCACAATCTCCACTTTTATTTATGCTTTATGGAAAGGATAAGAAATGCTATAAGAAAGGGACATTTTGAAGAATTTAAAAAACACTATTATGAGAGAAAGGAGGAAGTTGAATGTTAG